The Juglans microcarpa x Juglans regia isolate MS1-56 chromosome 2S, Jm3101_v1.0, whole genome shotgun sequence genome has a window encoding:
- the LOC121253361 gene encoding glycine-rich cell wall structural protein 1-like translates to MSNSSKWLSLSLLALCIVLHLSAITLGDDKLDKTRYRDDCRFGGRRGCGGRWGGRGGGLGGGRGGGIGGGAGGGGGFGGGRGGGLGGGGGHGGGHGGGFGAGGGAGGGAGGGVGGGGGFGAGGGGGVGGGSGHGGGFGAGGGLGGGAGGGIGGGGGGGKGGGGGGGVGGGSGHGGGFGAGGGVGGGIGGGAGGGGGGGGGGGGGGGGGLGGGSGHGGGFGAGGGLGGGAGGGIGGGGVGGAGGGIGGGGGGGHGGGFGVGIGIGIGVGAGAGHGSGSGSGSGVGGGGGH, encoded by the exons ATGAGTAATTCTTCGAAGTGGCTTTCTCTGAGTCTTCTTGCCCTATGCATTGTACTCCATTTGAGTGCAATCACTCTTGGAGATGACAAGCTTGATAAAACTAGATACAGAGATGATTGTCGATTTGGCGGACGACGAGGATGTGGTGGCAGGTGGGGTGGTCGTGGAGGAGGACTAGGAGGTGGTAGAGGTGGTGGCATTGGGGGAGGTgcgggaggaggaggaggtttTGGTGGTGGTAGAGGTGGAGGACTCGGAGGTGGTGGAGGTCATGGTGGAGGTCATGGTGGAGGTTTTGGAGCTGGGGGTGGTGCTGGAGGGGGAGCTGGAGGGGGTGTAGGGGGTGGTGGGGGCTTTGGTGCTGGAGGTGGGGGCGGTGTTGGAGGTGGGTCAGGTCATGGTGGAGGTTTTGGAGCTGGAGGAGGTCTAGGTGGTGGAGCTGGAGGAGGcattggtggtggtggaggtggtggcaaaggcggtggtggaggtggtggagTTGGTGGGGGTTCAGGGCATGGTGGAGGCTTTGGAGCTGGAGGTGGTGTAGGTGGTGGCATTGGTGGGGGTGCAGGAGGAGgcggtggaggtggaggtggaggcgGAGGTGGAGGAGGTGGAGGTCTAGGCGGAGGATCGGGCCACGGGGGTGGATTCGGTGCTGGTGGTGGTTTAGGAGGTGGAGCAGGAGGTGGTAttggag GAGGAGGTGTCGGAGGTGCGGGAGGAGGCataggaggtggtggtggtggaggccATGGCGGAGGATTTGGGGTTGGAATAGGCATTGGCATTGGAGTGGGAGCTGGTGCAGGCCATGGATCTGGAAGTGGGTCCGGCAGTggtgttggtggtggtggtggacaTTAA